A section of the Eublepharis macularius isolate TG4126 chromosome 1, MPM_Emac_v1.0, whole genome shotgun sequence genome encodes:
- the IMP3 gene encoding U3 small nucleolar ribonucleoprotein protein IMP3, with the protein MVRKLKFHEQKLLKKLELVNWEAASGNLAELRVLRRYRLPRREDYVRYNQLSRAVRELARRIRDLGEAPESAAFRARCTAALLEKLHALGLVGSKRSLEQCERVSASSFCRRRLPCLLLKLRMAQHMKAAVTFVEQGHVRVGPEVVTDPACLVTRAMEDFITWTDASRIRQHVLDYNQERDDFDLAG; encoded by the coding sequence ATGGTGCGCAAGCTGAAGTTCCACGAGCAGAAGCTGCTCAAGAAGCTGGAGCTGGTGAACTGGGAGGCGGCCTCGGGGAACCTGGCCGAGCTGCGCGTCCTGCGCCGCTACCGCCTGCCGCGCCGGGAGGACTACGTGCGCTACAACCAGCTGAGCCGGGCCGTGCGGGAGCTGGCGCGCCGCATCCGCGACCTGGGCGAGGCGCCCGAGTCGGCGGCCTTCCGGGCGCGCTGCACGGCGGCGCTGCTGGAGAAGCTGCACGCCCTGGGGCTGGTGGGCTCCAAGCGCTCGCTGGAGCAGTGCGAGCGCGTCTCGGCCTCCTccttctgccgccgccgcctgcccTGCCTGCTGCTCAAGCTCCGCATGGCCCAGCACATGAAGGCCGCCGTCACCTTCGTGGAGCAGGGCCACGTGCGGGTGGGGCCCGAGGTGGTCACCGACCCGGCCTGCCTGGTCACCCGCGCCATGGAGGACTTCATCACCTGGACCGACGCCTCCCGCATCCGCCAGCACGTGCTCGACTACAACCAGGAGCGGGACGACTTCGACCTGGCCGGCTGA